A single genomic interval of Eurosta solidaginis isolate ZX-2024a chromosome 3, ASM4086904v1, whole genome shotgun sequence harbors:
- the spag gene encoding RNA polymerase II-associated protein 3 isoform X1, which yields MDAIKKTHEVQLQVRHNAEEMRNTLNNLYRWEQEMKAKEKEMSRRPVSMDQQGAVPVRSHVAAKSSVDNKAQQQAKSTTADNGNGNTTTTSSAATTATEKLEKPLDPNEEKRKQANDFKDKGNKYVKLGEYEKAIFEYTRAIDIFPEDAVYYCNRALCYLKLEKYNICIEDCEQAIEIDNLSVKAYYRRMQANECLGNNMDALKDCTTVLMIEPKNSEAKRSLERINERLRKNVKTTKGPNFTAARENMIDILPTDKPPYKRSKKPLRRVPIADVVGPKDTKNCENSSLKISDDDIDKLFNSNCGPFVEVKQPKSSNLGKNIKKENTQHRGEGEKLQTNSKQINENHKLNIEENCTSATKMSNYNTAANMNTFLLNANRPLPPAPTSTAQFYSNWKELAPAQKYQYLKSIQVSELCKILGAGFDSDTLTDTLHTLRDFYLTNKDETIAGTLLEVSKNEQVHILSLLMSAEEQRTVMDIVKHIKENETNNLVAEQIIKNFNLN from the exons ATGGATGCGATTAAAAAGACACATGAAGTGCAATTACAAGTGCGGCACAATGCAGAGGAAATGAGAAACACGCTCAACAATCTCTACCGTTGGGAGCAGGAAATGAAGGCTAAAGAAAAAGAAATGAGCCGACGTCCTGTGTCAATGGAT CAGCAAGGGGCAGTGCCCGTACGCAGTCATGTCGCAGCGAAATCGTCAGTAGACAATAAAGCGCAACAACAAGCCAAATCAACAACAGCTGACAACGGTAACGGAAACACAACAACAACGTCCAGCGCTG CAACTACGGCAACCGAAAAGCTAGAGAAACCTCTTGATCCGAATGAGGAAAAACGCAAACAAGCTAATGACTTTAAGGATAAAGGAAATAAGTACGTTAAACTTGGCGAATATGAGAAAGCAATTTTCGAGTATACAAGGGCAATTGATATATTTCCTGAAGATGCTGTATATTATTGCAATCGCGCGCTATGTTACTTAAAATTAGAAAA ATATAATATATGCATTGAGGATTGTGAACAAGCAATCGAAATCGATAATCTTTCGGTTAAAGCATACTATAGACGCATGCAGGCGAATGAGTGTTTGGGTAATAATATGGATGCGCTTAAAGACTGCACTACAGTGTTGATGATCGAACCGAAAAATAGTGAGGCAAAACGAAGTTTGGAGCGCATAAACGAAAGATTGCGTAAAAATG taAAGACAACGAAGGGACCCAATTTCACCGCAGCACGCGAAAATATGATAGATATTTTACCAACCGACAAACCACCATACAAACGCTCTAAAAAACCATTACGGCGTGTACCCATCGCCGATGTTGTCGGTCCTAAAGATACTAAAAACTGCGAAAATTCAAGCTTGAAAATCTCAGATGACGATATAGACAAATTATTTAATAGTAATTGTGGGCCTTTTGTTGAAGTTAAGCAACCAAAAAGTAGTAATTTAGGCAAgaacataaaaaaagaaaatacccaaCATAGAGGTGAAGgcgaaaaattacaaacaaacagtaaacaaattaatgaaaatcataaattaaacatTGAAGAAAATTGTACCTCAGCAACAAAGATGAGCAATTATAACACTGCAGCTAATATGAACACATTCTTGCTGAATGCTAAT CGCCCTTTACCGCCAGCACCAACATCGACAGCGCAATTTTATTCAAACTGGAAAGAATTGGCACCCGCACAGAAGTATCAGTACCTAAAG AGCATTCAAGTGTCCGAGTTGTGCAAAATACTTGGCGCAGGTTTCGATTCCGACACGCTTACAGATACACTTCATACTCTGCGCGACTTTTACTTAACAAATAAGGATGAAACTATCGCTGGCACATTATTAGAAGTCAGTAAAAATGAACAGGTCCACATATTATCGTTGCTCATGTCAGCTGAGGAACAAAGAA CTGTTATGGATATTGTTAAGCACATCAAAGAAAATGAAACGAACAACTTAGTAGCTgagcaaataataaaaaatttcaatttgaatTAA
- the spag gene encoding RNA polymerase II-associated protein 3 isoform X2: protein MDAIKKTHEVQLQVRHNAEEMRNTLNNLYRWEQEMKAKEKEMSRRPVSMDQGAVPVRSHVAAKSSVDNKAQQQAKSTTADNGNGNTTTTSSAATTATEKLEKPLDPNEEKRKQANDFKDKGNKYVKLGEYEKAIFEYTRAIDIFPEDAVYYCNRALCYLKLEKYNICIEDCEQAIEIDNLSVKAYYRRMQANECLGNNMDALKDCTTVLMIEPKNSEAKRSLERINERLRKNVKTTKGPNFTAARENMIDILPTDKPPYKRSKKPLRRVPIADVVGPKDTKNCENSSLKISDDDIDKLFNSNCGPFVEVKQPKSSNLGKNIKKENTQHRGEGEKLQTNSKQINENHKLNIEENCTSATKMSNYNTAANMNTFLLNANRPLPPAPTSTAQFYSNWKELAPAQKYQYLKSIQVSELCKILGAGFDSDTLTDTLHTLRDFYLTNKDETIAGTLLEVSKNEQVHILSLLMSAEEQRTVMDIVKHIKENETNNLVAEQIIKNFNLN from the exons ATGGATGCGATTAAAAAGACACATGAAGTGCAATTACAAGTGCGGCACAATGCAGAGGAAATGAGAAACACGCTCAACAATCTCTACCGTTGGGAGCAGGAAATGAAGGCTAAAGAAAAAGAAATGAGCCGACGTCCTGTGTCAATGGAT CAAGGGGCAGTGCCCGTACGCAGTCATGTCGCAGCGAAATCGTCAGTAGACAATAAAGCGCAACAACAAGCCAAATCAACAACAGCTGACAACGGTAACGGAAACACAACAACAACGTCCAGCGCTG CAACTACGGCAACCGAAAAGCTAGAGAAACCTCTTGATCCGAATGAGGAAAAACGCAAACAAGCTAATGACTTTAAGGATAAAGGAAATAAGTACGTTAAACTTGGCGAATATGAGAAAGCAATTTTCGAGTATACAAGGGCAATTGATATATTTCCTGAAGATGCTGTATATTATTGCAATCGCGCGCTATGTTACTTAAAATTAGAAAA ATATAATATATGCATTGAGGATTGTGAACAAGCAATCGAAATCGATAATCTTTCGGTTAAAGCATACTATAGACGCATGCAGGCGAATGAGTGTTTGGGTAATAATATGGATGCGCTTAAAGACTGCACTACAGTGTTGATGATCGAACCGAAAAATAGTGAGGCAAAACGAAGTTTGGAGCGCATAAACGAAAGATTGCGTAAAAATG taAAGACAACGAAGGGACCCAATTTCACCGCAGCACGCGAAAATATGATAGATATTTTACCAACCGACAAACCACCATACAAACGCTCTAAAAAACCATTACGGCGTGTACCCATCGCCGATGTTGTCGGTCCTAAAGATACTAAAAACTGCGAAAATTCAAGCTTGAAAATCTCAGATGACGATATAGACAAATTATTTAATAGTAATTGTGGGCCTTTTGTTGAAGTTAAGCAACCAAAAAGTAGTAATTTAGGCAAgaacataaaaaaagaaaatacccaaCATAGAGGTGAAGgcgaaaaattacaaacaaacagtaaacaaattaatgaaaatcataaattaaacatTGAAGAAAATTGTACCTCAGCAACAAAGATGAGCAATTATAACACTGCAGCTAATATGAACACATTCTTGCTGAATGCTAAT CGCCCTTTACCGCCAGCACCAACATCGACAGCGCAATTTTATTCAAACTGGAAAGAATTGGCACCCGCACAGAAGTATCAGTACCTAAAG AGCATTCAAGTGTCCGAGTTGTGCAAAATACTTGGCGCAGGTTTCGATTCCGACACGCTTACAGATACACTTCATACTCTGCGCGACTTTTACTTAACAAATAAGGATGAAACTATCGCTGGCACATTATTAGAAGTCAGTAAAAATGAACAGGTCCACATATTATCGTTGCTCATGTCAGCTGAGGAACAAAGAA CTGTTATGGATATTGTTAAGCACATCAAAGAAAATGAAACGAACAACTTAGTAGCTgagcaaataataaaaaatttcaatttgaatTAA